Proteins encoded by one window of Arachis ipaensis cultivar K30076 chromosome B04, Araip1.1, whole genome shotgun sequence:
- the LOC107638752 gene encoding protein C2-DOMAIN ABA-RELATED 11 isoform X1 produces MGEQLGQLKIIVVQGKRLVIRDFKSSDPYVVLKLGNQTAKTKVINSCLNPVWNEELNFTLTEPLGVLNLEVFDKDLLKSDDKMGNAFLNLQPLVSAARLRDILGVSSGETTLRKVIPDNENCLVRESSINCVNGEVAQNVWLRLRGVESGEVELTIKLVKNVTTKT; encoded by the exons ATGGGTGAACAATTGGGGCAACTCAAAATCATAGTGGTGCAAGGGAAGAGGTTGGTGATCCGGGATTTCAAGAGCAGTGATCCTTATGTTGTCCTCAAACTAGGCAATCAG ACAGCAAAGACCAAAGTCATTAACAGCTGCTTGAATCCTGTTTGGAATGAAGAGCTGAATTTCACCCTCACTGAACCTTTGGGAGTTCTCAATTTG GAAGTGTTTGATAAAGATCTTTTGAAATCTGATGACAAGATGGGAAATGCATTCCTCAACCTTCAACCATTGGTCTCTGCAGCTAGATTAAGAGATATCTTAGGAGTCTCATCAGGTGAAACAACATTAAGGAAGGTCATACCTGACAACGAAAACTGCCTCGTCCGCGAAAGCAGTATCAATTGCGTAAATGGCGAGGTTGCGCAGAATGTTTGGTTAAGGCTGCGCGGGGTGGAGTCCGGCGAGGTAGAATTGACCATCAAGTTGGTCAAAAATGTTACCACCAAAACATAG
- the LOC107638752 gene encoding protein C2-DOMAIN ABA-RELATED 11 isoform X2 — MGEQLGQLKIIVVQGKRLVIRDFKSSDPYVVLKLGNQEVFDKDLLKSDDKMGNAFLNLQPLVSAARLRDILGVSSGETTLRKVIPDNENCLVRESSINCVNGEVAQNVWLRLRGVESGEVELTIKLVKNVTTKT, encoded by the exons ATGGGTGAACAATTGGGGCAACTCAAAATCATAGTGGTGCAAGGGAAGAGGTTGGTGATCCGGGATTTCAAGAGCAGTGATCCTTATGTTGTCCTCAAACTAGGCAATCAG GAAGTGTTTGATAAAGATCTTTTGAAATCTGATGACAAGATGGGAAATGCATTCCTCAACCTTCAACCATTGGTCTCTGCAGCTAGATTAAGAGATATCTTAGGAGTCTCATCAGGTGAAACAACATTAAGGAAGGTCATACCTGACAACGAAAACTGCCTCGTCCGCGAAAGCAGTATCAATTGCGTAAATGGCGAGGTTGCGCAGAATGTTTGGTTAAGGCTGCGCGGGGTGGAGTCCGGCGAGGTAGAATTGACCATCAAGTTGGTCAAAAATGTTACCACCAAAACATAG